A stretch of [Clostridium] scindens DNA encodes these proteins:
- a CDS encoding bifunctional 5,10-methylenetetrahydrofolate dehydrogenase/5,10-methenyltetrahydrofolate cyclohydrolase: MSILMKGADVAKTMKEDLTGEARRLKDRGILPSLTIVRVGARPDDLAYERGARKRMEMIGIECKVVELPETITQAEFEKTFFKINEDPKVHGILLFRPLPGHLDEGPVVSRINPLKDVDCMCPVNIAKVFSGDETGHAPCTPEAVMEMLDYYKIDPKGKKVTVIGRSMVVGKPLSMMLLKRHATVTICHTRTKDLTATCREAEILVAAAGKARMVTADMVGDGAVVVDVGINVDDKGNLCGDVDFEAAEPATSYISPVPRGVGSVTSSVLAKHVLKAAEYLSLER, encoded by the coding sequence ATGAGCATATTGATGAAAGGCGCTGACGTGGCCAAGACCATGAAGGAAGACTTGACAGGCGAGGCACGCAGGCTGAAAGACAGAGGAATCCTTCCCAGCCTGACAATCGTAAGGGTTGGGGCAAGGCCAGATGATCTTGCCTATGAGCGGGGAGCCAGAAAGCGGATGGAGATGATCGGGATCGAGTGCAAGGTAGTAGAATTGCCCGAAACGATTACCCAGGCTGAATTTGAAAAGACCTTTTTCAAGATAAACGAGGATCCGAAGGTACATGGGATCCTCCTGTTCCGTCCCCTGCCGGGGCATCTGGATGAAGGGCCCGTGGTATCGCGGATCAATCCGCTAAAAGATGTGGACTGCATGTGTCCCGTAAATATTGCAAAAGTATTTTCCGGGGATGAGACAGGCCATGCGCCATGCACGCCGGAGGCAGTCATGGAAATGCTGGATTATTATAAAATTGATCCGAAAGGCAAGAAGGTGACCGTGATTGGAAGAAGTATGGTGGTAGGCAAGCCGCTATCCATGATGCTTCTTAAGAGGCATGCCACGGTCACAATCTGCCATACCCGCACCAAAGATCTTACTGCTACCTGCAGGGAGGCAGAGATCCTGGTGGCAGCAGCCGGAAAAGCGAGGATGGTCACTGCGGATATGGTAGGAGATGGAGCAGTGGTAGTCGATGTAGGCATCAATGTAGACGACAAAGGCAATCTGTGCGGCGACGTGGATTTTGAAGCGGCAGAGCCAGCGACATCCTACATCAGCCCGGTGCCAAGAGGCGTTGGAAGCGTCACTTCCTCCGTGCTGGCAAAACATGTGCTTAAAGCGGCGGAATATCTGTCTTTGGAAAGATGA
- the lpdA gene encoding dihydrolipoyl dehydrogenase gives MEQKFDLIVIGAGPGGYVAAIKAAKAGLQVAVVEEDAVGGTCLNRGCIPAKALIHASSLYRQALDGEKYGILAKEVNYDYAKVLAYKEETTEQLCQGVEQLLKGNTVTLLYGKGRLEKDRTVTVASEEGIRTFEAGNVILAAGSKPMLLPLPGMDLKGVLTSNELLQLKEAPKSLAIIGGGVISVEFATAFAAFGTRVTIVEAMPRLVPGMDKEISQNLKMILKKRGVDIHTSAAVQEIAEKDGLYACRFLEKEKETEVVAQYVLCAVGRRPNTDGLFGEGVSLMMERGRIVVDERMQTSMDGVYAIGDLVKGMQLAHLASAQGIYVAEGLSGRTPTVRLDIVPGCVYTDPEIASVGMTEEEANESGIEIKTGKFIMGANGKSLITKEERGFIKVIVEAGSEIVLGAQMMCARATDMIGEFGTAVANKMTAGQLLIAMRAHPTYNEGVAEALEAATGEAVHVMPRKKR, from the coding sequence ATGGAACAGAAATTTGACTTGATCGTCATCGGAGCAGGGCCGGGAGGATATGTGGCGGCCATCAAGGCGGCGAAAGCAGGATTGCAGGTGGCGGTGGTGGAAGAAGATGCAGTAGGAGGCACCTGCCTGAATCGAGGGTGCATTCCGGCAAAAGCCCTGATACATGCTTCTTCGCTATACCGTCAGGCATTGGATGGCGAGAAATACGGAATTCTGGCGAAAGAGGTGAATTACGACTACGCCAAAGTTCTTGCCTATAAAGAGGAAACTACGGAACAGTTATGCCAGGGAGTGGAGCAGCTTCTGAAAGGCAACACAGTGACCTTGCTGTATGGGAAAGGAAGGCTTGAGAAAGACCGTACAGTGACGGTTGCATCCGAGGAAGGGATTCGTACGTTTGAGGCTGGGAATGTGATTCTGGCAGCAGGATCAAAGCCCATGCTTCTTCCCCTTCCGGGGATGGATCTTAAAGGAGTGCTGACAAGCAACGAGTTATTGCAGTTAAAGGAAGCGCCCAAGAGCCTTGCCATCATCGGCGGAGGCGTAATCAGCGTAGAATTTGCCACAGCATTTGCGGCTTTTGGCACCCGCGTGACCATTGTGGAGGCTATGCCAAGGCTGGTGCCGGGGATGGATAAAGAGATCTCTCAAAATCTGAAGATGATTCTAAAGAAAAGAGGGGTGGATATCCATACCTCGGCAGCAGTCCAGGAAATAGCAGAGAAGGACGGACTCTATGCCTGCCGCTTCCTTGAAAAAGAGAAAGAGACAGAAGTTGTGGCCCAGTACGTGCTATGTGCAGTTGGCAGGCGTCCGAATACGGACGGGCTGTTTGGAGAAGGCGTTTCTCTAATGATGGAACGCGGACGTATCGTAGTGGATGAACGGATGCAGACCAGTATGGATGGCGTGTATGCTATCGGGGATCTGGTAAAAGGCATGCAGCTTGCGCATCTGGCAAGCGCCCAGGGAATCTATGTAGCGGAAGGACTGTCAGGAAGAACACCGACGGTCAGGCTGGATATCGTGCCGGGCTGTGTATATACGGATCCGGAGATCGCTTCCGTTGGAATGACGGAAGAAGAAGCCAACGAAAGCGGCATCGAGATCAAGACGGGGAAATTCATTATGGGCGCCAACGGGAAATCCCTGATAACTAAGGAGGAGCGCGGATTTATCAAGGTGATCGTGGAGGCCGGATCAGAGATAGTACTGGGCGCGCAGATGATGTGCGCGAGGGCCACGGACATGATCGGGGAATTCGGGACAGCCGTAGCAAATAAGATGACGGCAGGACAGCTTCTGATTGCAATGAGAGCCCATCCGACTTATAATGAAGGCGTTGCGGAAGCGTTGGAAGCCGCGACAGGCGAAGCGGTGCACGTGATGCCAAGAAAAAAGCGGTGA
- a CDS encoding ABC transporter substrate-binding protein, translated as MKRKVVAGLLTVAMVAVMTAGCGKSSGSEGSSKKEYTIGIEQFAEHGSLDNCREGFLKGLEAEGIKEGDNLTVKYKNAAADMGTAGQISDSFVSDKVDMICAIATPSAQSAFNAAMDRDIPVVYTAVTDPVAAELSDKDGKPVGEVTGTSDKLPIKQQLEMMREMLPDAKKLGIMYTTSEANSVSAIAEYEDLVKDYGFELVTKGITATADVALAADDLLSEVDCITNLTDNTVVASLPTILEKANDKKVPVFGSEIEQVKIGCLAAEGIDYIALGKQTGQMAAKVLKGEKKASEMNFELITEPGFYVNTKVAENLGITVPEDLASGAVESFDDIIAE; from the coding sequence ATGAAAAGAAAAGTAGTAGCAGGATTATTAACAGTAGCAATGGTGGCAGTTATGACAGCAGGATGCGGAAAGTCATCCGGGTCAGAAGGAAGTTCCAAAAAAGAGTACACGATCGGAATTGAGCAGTTTGCCGAACATGGATCTCTGGACAATTGCAGGGAGGGATTCCTGAAGGGACTGGAAGCGGAAGGCATCAAAGAAGGCGACAACCTGACGGTCAAGTATAAGAATGCGGCTGCGGATATGGGGACGGCAGGACAGATATCCGACTCCTTCGTATCGGATAAAGTGGATATGATCTGCGCCATCGCAACGCCCAGCGCCCAGAGTGCATTCAATGCGGCCATGGACAGAGATATTCCTGTAGTATATACCGCGGTAACGGACCCGGTAGCGGCGGAACTGTCTGATAAGGATGGAAAGCCAGTAGGAGAAGTGACAGGTACATCCGATAAGCTTCCGATCAAGCAGCAACTGGAAATGATGCGTGAGATGCTTCCAGATGCCAAGAAACTTGGAATCATGTATACGACCAGCGAGGCCAATTCCGTATCTGCCATTGCAGAATATGAAGATCTGGTAAAAGATTACGGATTCGAACTGGTGACAAAGGGAATTACGGCAACCGCAGATGTGGCACTTGCTGCAGATGACCTGTTAAGCGAAGTAGACTGCATCACGAATCTGACGGACAATACGGTGGTCGCATCGCTTCCGACCATCCTGGAAAAAGCAAATGATAAGAAGGTGCCTGTATTTGGCAGCGAGATCGAGCAGGTGAAGATCGGATGCCTTGCGGCAGAAGGAATTGACTATATTGCTCTTGGAAAGCAGACGGGACAGATGGCGGCAAAGGTATTAAAGGGTGAAAAGAAGGCATCTGAAATGAACTTTGAACTGATCACAGAGCCGGGATTCTACGTAAATACAAAGGTTGCGGAAAATCTGGGCATTACCGTTCCGGAAGATCTGGCATCCGGCGCGGTTGAAAGTTTTGACGATATTATTGCAGAGTAA
- a CDS encoding alanine/glycine:cation symporter family protein, whose translation MLDSISAVITKIDGLVWGWWLIILLLGTHIYMTVRLGFIQRKTISKGIKLSVSKDPDAEGEVSQFGALTTALAATIGTGNIIGVGTAIALGGPGAVLWCWLTGVFGIATKYSESLIAVKYRVKTEDGRMQGGAMYALSRGLNLKWLGMLFAIFAGFASFGIGCATQVNAIATVCNENFGIPMWIVGIIVAILTAIVIFGGIKSIASVCEKLVPFMAIFYVLGCIIILVMNYDYIIPALGVICKLAFTPGAAAGGLVGTGIRMAIQFGVARGLFSNESGLGSAPIAAAAAQTRNPVRQALVSSTGTFWDTVVVCAMTGLVLVTTIMKNPTINANEISNGGVLTSMAFSQIPYLGPIILTLGIISFAYSTILGWAYYGERCVEYWAGRKGLIPYRLVYCLVAAIAPVVALDIVWTLADILNALMAIPNLVAVLLLSNVIVKETKMYINDLDKVDSTPVPVIKD comes from the coding sequence ATGCTAGACAGTATTAGTGCAGTTATAACCAAGATTGATGGATTGGTATGGGGCTGGTGGCTCATTATCTTATTGCTGGGTACTCATATCTACATGACAGTCCGTCTGGGATTCATCCAGAGGAAGACGATTTCAAAAGGTATTAAGTTATCTGTATCAAAAGATCCTGACGCAGAAGGCGAGGTTTCCCAGTTCGGAGCCCTGACTACGGCGCTGGCGGCTACCATCGGTACCGGTAATATCATCGGCGTAGGTACCGCGATCGCGCTTGGCGGCCCAGGAGCAGTTCTTTGGTGCTGGCTCACCGGCGTGTTCGGTATCGCGACAAAGTATTCTGAGTCCTTGATCGCTGTTAAGTACAGAGTTAAGACGGAAGACGGCCGTATGCAAGGTGGAGCGATGTACGCATTGTCCCGAGGCCTCAACTTAAAATGGCTGGGCATGCTGTTCGCGATCTTTGCAGGATTCGCTTCATTCGGAATCGGCTGCGCTACACAGGTTAACGCGATCGCGACCGTATGTAATGAGAACTTCGGAATCCCAATGTGGATCGTAGGAATCATCGTAGCAATCCTTACCGCAATCGTTATCTTCGGCGGTATCAAATCCATCGCAAGCGTATGCGAGAAACTGGTTCCATTTATGGCAATCTTCTATGTATTGGGATGTATCATCATTTTAGTAATGAACTATGATTACATCATCCCGGCTCTCGGAGTTATCTGCAAACTTGCATTTACGCCAGGCGCGGCAGCCGGCGGCCTTGTTGGTACCGGTATCAGAATGGCGATCCAGTTTGGTGTTGCAAGAGGTCTGTTCTCTAATGAATCTGGTCTTGGTTCTGCTCCTATCGCAGCAGCAGCAGCCCAGACAAGAAACCCGGTTCGCCAGGCACTGGTTTCCTCTACAGGAACATTCTGGGATACAGTAGTTGTTTGTGCTATGACAGGTCTTGTTCTTGTAACAACAATTATGAAGAACCCGACAATCAATGCGAATGAGATTTCCAATGGTGGTGTTCTTACATCCATGGCATTCTCTCAGATTCCATACCTTGGACCAATTATCCTGACACTCGGCATCATTTCATTTGCTTACTCCACGATTCTTGGATGGGCATATTATGGCGAGCGATGCGTTGAGTACTGGGCAGGAAGAAAGGGCCTGATTCCTTACCGTCTTGTTTACTGTCTGGTTGCAGCAATTGCCCCGGTAGTAGCGCTTGACATCGTTTGGACGCTGGCTGACATCCTGAATGCTTTGATGGCAATTCCGAACTTAGTTGCCGTATTGCTGTTATCGAATGTCATCGTAAAAGAAACGAAGATGTACATAAACGATCTGGATAAGGTGGATAGTACTCCGGTTCCAGTAATAAAAGACTAA
- a CDS encoding cyclodeaminase/cyclohydrolase family protein — protein sequence MLEKKTTEFLEVLSSAEPVPGGGGASAAVGAFASALGMMVVNLTVGKKKYADVEEEIQSVRSQLKVLQDKLIDLTDKDAEAFAPLSAAYGLPKDTEEQKAAKARIMEGALYDASVVPIEIMETVLEVMRLLKILGEKGSRIAVSDVGVGVLFAQAALEGASLNVFINTKLMKDRGRAEKLNQKTESMIAEGREWKEIIYRDVLGHIQ from the coding sequence ATGCTAGAAAAGAAGACGACAGAATTCCTGGAGGTGTTATCTTCCGCCGAGCCGGTGCCGGGCGGCGGAGGAGCCTCGGCAGCAGTAGGCGCGTTTGCCTCGGCACTTGGAATGATGGTTGTGAATCTGACGGTTGGCAAGAAGAAGTATGCGGATGTAGAGGAGGAAATCCAGTCCGTAAGGAGTCAGTTAAAAGTACTGCAAGACAAACTGATTGACCTTACAGACAAGGATGCCGAAGCATTCGCGCCCCTGTCGGCAGCCTATGGGCTTCCGAAGGATACGGAGGAACAAAAGGCCGCAAAAGCCAGAATTATGGAAGGCGCGCTGTATGATGCCAGCGTGGTTCCTATCGAGATTATGGAGACGGTGCTGGAGGTGATGCGGCTTCTTAAGATCCTGGGAGAGAAGGGGAGCCGCATCGCGGTCAGTGACGTGGGCGTAGGAGTACTATTTGCCCAGGCAGCGCTGGAAGGAGCCTCCCTCAATGTGTTTATCAATACGAAATTGATGAAAGACCGGGGGCGGGCAGAGAAACTGAACCAGAAGACGGAATCTATGATTGCGGAAGGCAGGGAATGGAAGGAAATCATCTATCGGGACGTCCTTGGCCATATCCAGTAG
- a CDS encoding tyrosine-type recombinase/integrase produces MKSIYASKVLKQVIWRDFTVHFKSSTSKASYQTDIDEAMDYFHKDFLEINGEDAGVYFRWLKERVARGEILPGTMAKKFRELHSFAAYICENKERYQVDEGYQDDYYPYLKMVAKQEKFVKNIPPSHIDRLLEAAKEDLIAYCIIVLMYRAGLGSTEITGLKPEDIGIYGDGIYASVAGRRDLCYIPEDAFQILEKYLAERKDNPYLFYNSRGNPLNTMYISRMMKKYSKKAGIPSYSAQSIRNSCGCTLFAYEASSEQVARQMGTTRIQIKRYQNISYKEALQREAGRLVKLKIEPP; encoded by the coding sequence ATGAAAAGCATATACGCTTCCAAAGTCCTAAAGCAAGTCATTTGGAGAGATTTTACCGTCCATTTTAAAAGCAGCACCTCAAAGGCTTCCTACCAGACGGATATTGATGAAGCTATGGATTATTTTCATAAAGACTTTCTGGAAATCAATGGAGAGGATGCAGGGGTATATTTCCGTTGGCTTAAGGAACGTGTGGCCAGGGGAGAGATCCTTCCTGGAACCATGGCAAAAAAGTTCCGCGAACTTCATTCTTTTGCGGCGTATATCTGCGAGAATAAGGAGCGGTATCAGGTAGATGAGGGCTACCAGGATGATTATTATCCGTACCTTAAGATGGTGGCAAAGCAGGAGAAATTTGTAAAAAATATCCCTCCTTCCCACATCGACCGGCTACTTGAGGCCGCCAAGGAAGATCTGATAGCGTACTGTATTATTGTGCTGATGTATCGGGCGGGGCTAGGCTCCACGGAAATCACAGGGCTTAAGCCGGAGGATATAGGCATCTATGGGGACGGAATTTATGCATCGGTAGCCGGCCGGAGGGACCTATGCTATATCCCGGAAGACGCATTTCAGATTCTTGAGAAGTATTTGGCAGAAAGAAAAGACAACCCGTATCTTTTTTATAATAGTAGAGGGAATCCGCTCAATACCATGTATATCAGCAGAATGATGAAAAAATATTCCAAGAAAGCAGGCATACCTTCTTACAGTGCGCAGAGCATCCGGAACAGTTGCGGATGTACTCTGTTTGCATACGAGGCTTCCTCGGAACAAGTGGCCCGCCAGATGGGGACAACGAGAATCCAGATTAAAAGATATCAGAACATTTCTTATAAGGAAGCATTACAAAGAGAAGCGGGCAGGCTGGTAAAACTAAAGATAGAGCCCCCATAA